In the genome of Deinococcus deserti VCD115, one region contains:
- the dnaN gene encoding DNA polymerase III subunit beta: protein MKANVTKKTLSEGLSLLERVIPGRSSNPLLTALKVETTEAGLTLSGTNLEIDLSCFVPAEVQQPQNFVVPAHLFAQIVRNLGGELVELEITGNELSVRSGGSDFKLQTGDIEAYPPLSFPEHADVSLNAEELAKAFSSVRYAASNEAFQAVFRGIKLEHRPESARVVASDGYRVAIRDFPASGDGRNLIIPARSADELIRVLKDGEARFTYGEGLLSVTTDRVRMNLKLLDGDFPDYERVIPKDIKLQVTLPATALKEAVNRVAVLADKNANNRVEFLVSEGKLRLAAEGDYGRAQDTLDVVQGGSEPAMSLAFNARHVLDALGPIEGDAELLFSGSTSPAIFRAAGGGGYMAVMVTLRV from the coding sequence ATGAAAGCAAACGTCACCAAGAAAACCCTCAGTGAAGGCCTCAGTCTGCTGGAGCGTGTCATTCCAGGGCGCAGCAGCAACCCTCTTCTGACGGCCCTGAAGGTCGAAACCACAGAAGCCGGACTTACGCTCAGCGGCACCAATCTGGAAATCGACCTGTCGTGCTTCGTGCCTGCCGAAGTGCAACAGCCCCAGAATTTCGTGGTGCCTGCCCACCTGTTCGCTCAGATCGTGCGCAACCTGGGTGGAGAACTGGTGGAACTGGAAATCACCGGGAACGAGCTTTCGGTGCGTTCTGGTGGATCGGACTTCAAACTCCAGACCGGCGATATCGAGGCCTACCCGCCGCTCAGCTTCCCGGAACATGCCGACGTGAGCCTTAACGCCGAAGAACTGGCAAAGGCGTTTTCCAGCGTGCGTTATGCAGCGAGTAACGAGGCCTTCCAGGCGGTATTCCGGGGAATCAAGCTGGAGCACCGCCCGGAATCGGCGCGGGTGGTGGCCTCGGACGGTTACCGCGTGGCCATCCGCGACTTTCCGGCCAGCGGTGACGGCCGCAACCTGATCATTCCGGCCCGCAGTGCAGATGAGCTCATCCGGGTGCTCAAGGACGGCGAGGCCCGCTTCACCTACGGCGAGGGTCTACTCAGCGTCACCACAGACCGGGTCCGGATGAACCTGAAACTGCTCGACGGTGACTTTCCGGACTATGAACGGGTCATTCCCAAGGACATCAAGCTGCAGGTCACGCTCCCTGCCACCGCCTTGAAGGAAGCAGTCAACCGCGTGGCCGTCCTGGCCGACAAGAACGCCAACAACCGGGTAGAGTTCCTGGTGTCGGAAGGCAAGCTGCGGCTGGCCGCTGAGGGAGATTACGGCCGTGCACAGGACACCCTTGACGTGGTGCAGGGCGGAAGCGAACCGGCCATGAGTCTGGCCTTCAACGCCCGGCATGTTCTTGACGCCCTGGGACCAATTGAGGGAGACGCTGAATTGCTGTTCAGCGGCTCCACCAGCCCTGCCATCTTCCGTGCGGCCGGGGGCGGCGGGTATATGGCGGTCATGGTGACGCTGAGGGTCTGA
- the eno gene encoding phosphopyruvate hydratase, producing MFWRSVMNIEKVIAREVLDSRGNPTVEAEVHLDSGFVGRAIVPSGASTGTHEALELRDGGSRYMGKGVQQAVRNVEEALGPAIVGLDASEQIAIDAALMAVDGTPNKGKMGGNAILAVSLATSRAAAEELGVPLYRYLGGSNAKTLPVPMMNLINGGAHADNSVDFQEFMVMPIGAPTFREALRYGTETFHSLKKVLSSRGYNTNVGDEGGFAPDLKSNEEALQVLLEAIEKAGYEPGKDIAIALDPAVTELYKDGHYDLESEGRTLSTAEMVDFWADWADRYPIVSIEDGLAEDDWDGWQALTTKIGDRVQLVGDDLFVTNPERLQRGIDTGVGNAILVKVNQIGSLTESMDAIELAKRHHYGTIISHRSGESEDSFIADLAVATNAGQIKTGSASRSDRIAKYNQLLRIEHALGDRAVYLGRKALR from the coding sequence ATCTTCTGGAGGTCTGTCATGAACATCGAAAAAGTTATTGCCCGTGAAGTGCTTGATTCCCGTGGAAATCCCACTGTGGAAGCGGAAGTGCACCTCGACAGTGGCTTTGTAGGCCGCGCTATCGTCCCCAGCGGAGCAAGCACCGGCACCCATGAAGCGCTGGAGTTGCGTGATGGTGGCAGCCGCTACATGGGCAAAGGAGTCCAGCAGGCGGTGCGCAATGTCGAGGAGGCCCTGGGGCCAGCCATCGTGGGCCTCGACGCCAGTGAGCAGATCGCTATTGACGCGGCGCTGATGGCCGTGGACGGTACCCCCAACAAGGGCAAGATGGGTGGCAACGCGATTCTGGCCGTCAGCCTGGCGACTTCACGCGCTGCAGCCGAAGAGCTTGGCGTGCCGCTGTACCGCTACCTGGGCGGCAGCAATGCCAAGACCCTTCCGGTCCCCATGATGAACCTCATCAACGGTGGCGCGCACGCCGACAACAGCGTGGACTTTCAGGAGTTCATGGTGATGCCCATCGGCGCTCCGACCTTCCGTGAAGCGCTGCGATACGGCACCGAAACGTTCCACAGCCTCAAGAAGGTTCTGTCCAGCCGCGGGTACAACACCAACGTCGGGGACGAGGGTGGGTTTGCGCCGGACCTCAAGAGCAACGAGGAAGCGCTTCAGGTGCTGCTCGAAGCCATCGAAAAAGCCGGATATGAGCCGGGCAAGGACATCGCTATCGCGCTGGACCCAGCCGTGACCGAGCTGTACAAGGACGGCCACTATGATCTGGAGAGCGAGGGCCGCACGCTCTCGACCGCCGAGATGGTGGACTTTTGGGCTGACTGGGCTGACCGTTATCCCATTGTCAGCATTGAAGACGGCCTGGCCGAGGATGACTGGGACGGCTGGCAGGCCCTGACCACCAAGATCGGAGACCGTGTACAGCTGGTCGGAGACGACCTGTTCGTGACCAATCCTGAGCGTCTGCAGCGCGGCATCGACACCGGGGTAGGCAATGCGATCCTGGTCAAGGTCAACCAGATCGGTTCCCTGACCGAGAGCATGGACGCCATCGAGCTGGCCAAGCGCCACCATTACGGCACCATCATCAGCCACCGCAGCGGCGAGTCCGAAGACTCCTTTATCGCGGACCTCGCGGTAGCGACCAACGCCGGGCAGATCAAAACCGGTTCGGCCAGCCGCAGTGACCGTATCGCCAAGTACAACCAGCTGCTGCGTATCGAGCACGCACTGGGCGACCGGGCTGTGTACCTGGGCCGCAAGGCCCTGCGCTAG
- the pyk gene encoding pyruvate kinase, with translation MKHSDRSTKIVATIGPASRDPEVLSRMIDAGLNVVRMNFSHGDHEDHRQTVQMVRELAARKGVTIGILQDLQGPKIRVGRFAQGAVTLNAGDKFVITMDDVDGDESRVTSTYKSLAEDVQPGMALLLDDGNMALRVDHVRGADIHTTVVIGGVLKNNKGINVPDADLSVPAMSEKDVSDMEFGAQIGVDWVALSFVRSRDDLLLARHYLSRYGSRAKLMAKIEKPQAVERFADILKEVDGIMVARGDLGVEMRPEQVPTIQKHIIRMCREAGKPVITATQMLESMISLPRPTRAEASDVANAIYDGTDAVMLSAESAAGQYPVEAVAMMDRIAREAESSDHYLLLQRHLMVDTELAQDAIAHSACSIGENLEASVIVTFTSTGGAAARVAKNRPPLAILALTPNEQTRNQLALSWGVVPVLSEDPRDTDDMVRIANDELRKSGLADLGDRYVITAGVPFGVRGTTNMLRVERLR, from the coding sequence ATGAAACACTCTGACCGATCCACCAAGATCGTCGCCACCATCGGACCGGCAAGCCGCGACCCCGAAGTTCTCAGCCGCATGATCGATGCCGGCCTTAATGTGGTCCGCATGAACTTCAGTCATGGTGACCACGAGGATCACCGCCAGACCGTGCAGATGGTCCGGGAGCTCGCTGCCCGCAAGGGTGTCACCATCGGCATCCTGCAGGACCTGCAGGGTCCCAAGATTCGTGTGGGCCGCTTTGCTCAGGGCGCCGTGACGCTGAACGCTGGAGACAAGTTCGTGATTACCATGGACGATGTCGACGGTGACGAGTCGCGCGTGACCAGCACCTACAAGAGTCTGGCCGAGGACGTTCAACCTGGTATGGCCCTGCTGCTTGACGACGGCAACATGGCCCTCCGGGTCGATCACGTCCGTGGAGCAGATATCCACACCACCGTCGTGATCGGCGGGGTGTTGAAGAACAACAAGGGCATCAATGTGCCCGACGCCGACCTGAGTGTGCCGGCCATGTCGGAAAAAGATGTGTCGGACATGGAGTTCGGTGCACAGATCGGCGTGGACTGGGTGGCCCTGAGTTTTGTGCGCTCACGCGACGATCTGCTGCTGGCGCGGCACTACCTCTCCCGTTACGGCAGCCGTGCCAAGCTGATGGCCAAGATCGAAAAACCGCAGGCTGTCGAGCGCTTCGCCGACATCCTCAAGGAAGTCGACGGCATCATGGTGGCCCGCGGTGACCTGGGCGTCGAGATGCGTCCCGAGCAGGTGCCGACGATCCAGAAGCACATCATCCGGATGTGCCGCGAAGCGGGTAAACCCGTGATCACGGCCACCCAGATGCTCGAGAGCATGATCAGCCTGCCCCGCCCTACCCGTGCGGAGGCTTCGGACGTCGCCAACGCCATTTACGACGGAACCGACGCTGTGATGCTCTCGGCCGAGAGTGCTGCCGGTCAGTACCCCGTAGAGGCCGTAGCCATGATGGACCGCATTGCCCGCGAGGCCGAGTCCAGCGATCATTACCTGCTGCTGCAGCGTCACCTGATGGTGGACACTGAGCTGGCGCAGGACGCTATTGCGCACTCTGCGTGCAGCATCGGTGAAAACCTGGAAGCCTCCGTCATCGTGACGTTCACCAGCACCGGCGGCGCGGCGGCACGGGTGGCCAAAAACCGCCCACCGCTGGCGATCCTGGCGCTGACTCCCAACGAGCAGACCCGAAACCAGCTGGCCCTGTCATGGGGCGTGGTGCCTGTCCTGAGCGAAGACCCCAGGGACACTGATGACATGGTCCGTATCGCCAACGATGAGCTGCGCAAGAGTGGTCTGGCTGATCTGGGTGACCGCTATGTGATTACGGCGGGTGTACCTTTCGGGGTGCGGGGAACCACCAACATGTTGCGTGTAGAACGCCTGCGCTGA
- the tyrS gene encoding tyrosine--tRNA ligase, whose product MNEIRSNVPVAEQIEILKRGVVDLVSEDDLRRKLEKGEPLRVKLGADPTRPDLHLGHAVILRKMRQFQDLGHKVIMLIGDFTAMIGDPSGKSKTRPPLTLQETRANAQSYLDQCRLILRQEPEVLELRFNSEWLEPLGYADIIRLTSRYTVARILERDDFTKRLNAGTPISMHELLYPLTQGYDSVALHADVELGGTDQLFNNLVGRALQRDYDQEPQVVITLPLLVGLDGTEKMSKSLDNYIGLTDEPHAMFAGLMKVPDPLLDNYFTLLTDLPRERIEELLAGHPVAAHRELAREVVAWLHPGADLDAAEERFKAVAKGGIPQNIPQVTVPESDLDAEGRISLARLVVLAGLEPSNGAARKLIQNRGLKLNGETCADPQGYLTREALASEGGMVIQKGKDRFARLGLGS is encoded by the coding sequence ATGAATGAAATTCGCAGCAACGTACCCGTGGCCGAGCAGATCGAGATCCTGAAGCGCGGCGTGGTCGATCTGGTGTCCGAAGACGACCTGCGCCGCAAGCTGGAAAAAGGCGAACCGCTGAGAGTTAAACTCGGCGCAGACCCGACCCGCCCGGACCTGCATCTGGGCCACGCCGTGATTCTGCGCAAGATGCGGCAGTTCCAGGACCTGGGGCATAAGGTCATCATGCTGATCGGGGACTTCACCGCCATGATCGGCGATCCCAGCGGCAAAAGCAAAACCCGCCCACCTCTGACGCTGCAAGAGACACGTGCCAATGCCCAGAGCTACCTGGACCAGTGCCGCCTGATCCTGCGTCAGGAGCCTGAGGTTCTGGAGCTGCGCTTCAACAGCGAGTGGCTCGAGCCCCTGGGCTACGCAGACATCATCCGTCTGACCAGCCGGTATACCGTTGCCCGCATCCTGGAGCGTGATGACTTCACCAAGCGCCTGAATGCCGGTACACCCATCTCCATGCATGAGCTGCTCTACCCACTGACCCAGGGCTACGACTCGGTGGCGCTGCACGCTGACGTGGAACTGGGCGGCACCGACCAGTTGTTCAACAACCTGGTGGGCCGGGCTCTGCAGCGCGACTACGACCAGGAACCGCAGGTTGTCATCACCCTGCCGCTGCTGGTAGGTCTGGACGGCACCGAGAAGATGTCCAAGAGCCTGGACAACTACATCGGGCTGACCGACGAGCCGCACGCTATGTTCGCTGGGCTGATGAAAGTGCCCGATCCCCTGCTGGATAACTACTTCACCCTGCTGACCGACCTGCCACGTGAACGCATCGAGGAACTGCTGGCTGGTCATCCGGTCGCTGCCCACCGCGAACTGGCCCGGGAAGTAGTTGCGTGGCTGCACCCCGGAGCAGACCTGGACGCTGCCGAAGAACGCTTCAAGGCGGTAGCGAAAGGCGGTATTCCTCAGAACATTCCACAGGTAACGGTGCCCGAAAGTGATCTGGATGCAGAGGGCCGCATCAGCCTGGCCAGACTGGTGGTCCTGGCAGGCCTGGAACCCAGCAACGGCGCCGCGCGCAAACTGATTCAGAACCGGGGCCTGAAGCTGAATGGGGAAACCTGTGCGGACCCCCAGGGATACCTGACGCGGGAAGCCCTGGCCTCAGAGGGTGGGATGGTCATTCAGAAGGGCAAGGACCGCTTTGCGAGGCTTGGACTGGGATCTTGA
- a CDS encoding MOSC domain-containing protein, with protein MKSIHELRSTFPRPGRLEWIGLRPARRAPVISVQEAEAHPLVGLIGDHGKVAPGRLKALTGKAGEAETSAPQPAVPGGPGRRQVTLIQAEHLPVIAALAGLSEAGPELLRRNLVVRGLSLLALKEARFQIGEIVLEGTGECHPCSRMEETLGLGGYNAVRGHGGLTARVIQGGTIRVGDEVRPL; from the coding sequence GTGAAGTCCATCCACGAACTTCGGAGCACCTTTCCCCGACCCGGACGGCTGGAGTGGATCGGGCTGCGCCCGGCCCGCCGCGCCCCGGTCATCAGCGTGCAGGAGGCCGAGGCTCACCCGCTGGTGGGCCTGATCGGTGACCACGGCAAGGTCGCCCCAGGCCGCCTGAAGGCTCTGACGGGCAAGGCTGGCGAAGCCGAGACCTCAGCGCCCCAGCCAGCTGTGCCGGGGGGTCCAGGACGCCGGCAGGTCACTTTGATTCAGGCAGAACATCTGCCCGTGATTGCTGCGCTCGCTGGGCTCAGCGAAGCCGGGCCGGAACTGTTGCGGCGAAATCTCGTTGTCCGTGGGCTCAGCCTGCTGGCGCTCAAGGAGGCCCGCTTTCAGATCGGAGAGATCGTTCTGGAAGGCACCGGCGAATGTCATCCCTGCTCACGCATGGAAGAGACCCTGGGCCTAGGCGGTTACAACGCGGTTCGTGGCCATGGGGGCCTGACTGCCCGTGTTATTCAGGGCGGCACGATCCGGGTCGGAGACGAGGTACGACCGCTGTGA
- a CDS encoding tRNA (adenine(22)-N(1))-methyltransferase TrmK: MNPVLDARLEAVLELIEADVHVDIGSDHAHLPIRILRAGRASRCIAVELNPGPLAHSLRSAARSGLAEHLEVRQGNGFDPLNPGEVDSASMTGMGTGTIVGILQRAGDKLPAALVLQPNDSPRSIRQWARSSGYHLTAERLMPGYWAYPVLRLDRLPDEDPAYTGVPFRAALRYGPHLLREGSPLLRRHIGEDIVRLTPLAAPGRNAQAELATAQEALAWLDGNTP, translated from the coding sequence GTGAACCCGGTGCTCGACGCCCGTCTGGAGGCAGTCCTGGAGCTGATCGAGGCTGACGTTCATGTGGATATCGGGTCCGACCATGCACATCTGCCGATCCGGATTCTCCGGGCTGGCAGGGCCAGCCGGTGCATCGCCGTTGAACTCAATCCCGGTCCTCTGGCCCACTCCCTAAGGAGTGCGGCGCGGTCCGGTCTGGCAGAGCACCTCGAAGTTCGCCAGGGCAACGGCTTTGATCCCCTGAACCCGGGAGAGGTGGACAGTGCCAGCATGACCGGGATGGGGACCGGCACCATCGTGGGGATCCTGCAGCGCGCCGGCGACAAGCTTCCTGCGGCCCTGGTGCTGCAACCCAACGATTCACCCCGCAGCATCCGGCAGTGGGCACGCAGCAGCGGCTATCACCTTACGGCCGAGCGCCTGATGCCCGGATACTGGGCTTACCCCGTGCTGCGACTCGATCGCCTGCCTGACGAGGACCCGGCGTATACCGGCGTGCCTTTCAGGGCAGCCCTGCGCTATGGCCCCCACCTGCTGCGCGAAGGCAGCCCACTTCTGCGCCGGCACATAGGGGAGGACATCGTGCGGCTCACGCCGTTAGCCGCTCCGGGCCGCAACGCACAGGCTGAACTGGCCACCGCCCAGGAGGCGCTGGCCTGGCTGGACGGCAACACGCCATAA
- the rny gene encoding ribonuclease Y gives MEWIIVILALLAGLVGGFLSGQSRGLRQRAEVDNRLQQEARAEAERIRAQAEAEARHVREQADQARQESSRRIQEAAEREAQMAAQSAQLSSQGDQIASLRAQLDMEREQARQDAIQAREALAADRLETRREREELKREIERLNRRAEQLDARGEKLDLLEERLEEGHRHLLTQEADLNERQRQVDLKLYEVAQLTPEVAREQILGRLDAELEEEKAIRVKAMHERATADARRSARHIIAQAIQRSASETSAQLSVSVVPIPNDAMKGRLIGREGRNIRAFEALTGVDLIIDDTPEAVILSSFNPVRREVARHVLDALVADGRIHPTRIEEMVHKAQDDMKTFIHAQGEEAAIEAGVVGLKPGLVQLLGRMYFRTSYGQNVLKHSIQVAHLTGIMADELGLDAAMARRAGLMHDVGKSIDREIDGTHVEIGINLARRFGEPAEVTDAIAHHHDPENGETLYSVLVAAADAISAARPGARREELESYVRRLEQLEQIAVSFPGVQQAYAIQAGREVRVIVQPEKVTDAQATLLAREIAGRVEQDMEYPGQVQVTVVRESRAVEVAR, from the coding sequence ATGGAGTGGATAATCGTGATTCTGGCGCTCCTGGCGGGGTTGGTCGGGGGATTCCTGAGTGGGCAGTCACGCGGCTTGCGTCAGCGGGCCGAAGTGGACAATCGCCTTCAACAGGAAGCCCGTGCAGAAGCGGAACGTATCCGGGCACAGGCGGAAGCCGAGGCCCGGCACGTGCGGGAGCAGGCCGACCAGGCCAGGCAGGAGTCCAGCAGAAGAATTCAGGAGGCCGCTGAGCGCGAAGCGCAGATGGCCGCTCAGAGTGCTCAACTCAGCAGCCAGGGCGATCAGATTGCCAGCCTGCGTGCTCAGCTCGACATGGAACGTGAGCAGGCCAGACAGGACGCCATTCAGGCACGGGAAGCTCTTGCAGCTGACCGTCTGGAAACGCGACGGGAGCGTGAAGAGCTCAAGCGTGAGATCGAACGTCTCAACCGCCGTGCCGAGCAGCTTGATGCGCGGGGAGAAAAACTTGATCTGCTGGAGGAACGCCTGGAGGAAGGCCACCGCCATCTGCTTACACAGGAAGCTGATCTCAACGAACGTCAGCGTCAGGTGGACCTGAAACTGTACGAAGTTGCGCAGTTAACCCCTGAAGTGGCACGCGAGCAGATTCTGGGTCGTCTGGATGCCGAGCTGGAAGAGGAAAAGGCCATCCGCGTCAAGGCCATGCATGAGCGCGCCACGGCGGACGCCCGCCGAAGTGCCAGGCATATCATCGCTCAGGCTATCCAGCGCAGCGCCTCGGAGACCAGCGCACAACTCAGCGTTTCGGTGGTGCCGATTCCCAACGACGCCATGAAGGGCCGCCTGATCGGCCGCGAAGGTCGCAACATCCGCGCCTTCGAGGCGCTGACCGGCGTGGACCTGATTATCGACGATACGCCGGAAGCAGTGATTCTGAGCAGCTTCAATCCTGTGCGCCGTGAAGTGGCGCGGCATGTGCTTGACGCCCTGGTGGCTGACGGGCGCATTCACCCGACCCGCATCGAGGAAATGGTGCATAAGGCCCAGGACGACATGAAGACCTTCATTCATGCCCAGGGTGAGGAAGCCGCCATCGAAGCGGGGGTAGTGGGGCTCAAACCAGGGCTGGTGCAGCTGCTGGGACGCATGTATTTCCGCACCAGCTACGGGCAGAATGTTCTGAAGCACAGCATTCAGGTCGCTCACCTGACCGGCATCATGGCCGACGAACTGGGGCTGGACGCCGCCATGGCCCGCCGCGCTGGCCTGATGCACGACGTGGGCAAGAGTATCGACCGGGAAATTGACGGCACGCACGTGGAAATCGGCATCAACCTGGCCCGGCGTTTCGGTGAGCCGGCCGAGGTTACCGACGCTATTGCCCATCACCATGACCCCGAGAACGGCGAGACGCTTTACAGCGTGCTGGTCGCCGCTGCTGACGCTATCAGTGCGGCGAGGCCAGGTGCCCGGCGCGAGGAGCTGGAATCATACGTGCGGCGACTGGAGCAACTCGAGCAGATCGCAGTCTCGTTTCCCGGTGTGCAGCAGGCCTACGCCATTCAGGCCGGACGCGAGGTGCGCGTCATCGTGCAGCCGGAAAAAGTCACGGATGCCCAGGCGACCCTGCTGGCCCGTGAGATCGCTGGCCGGGTCGAGCAGGACATGGAATACCCCGGGCAGGTGCAGGTCACGGTCGTGCGAGAGAGCCGCGCCGTGGAAGTTGCCCGGTAA
- the rplI gene encoding 50S ribosomal protein L9: MQVILLEPGKLGKTGDVVNVKDGYARNWLIPQGIASPATNSNMKSLEARVRSRQKIQAQEKAAAEDLASRLNGVAVELSVRAGEGKIYGAVTHQDVANSLDKLGFDVDKRRIEMPKTVKEIGEYDISYRAHPEVTIPMKLVVHAQK, from the coding sequence ATGCAGGTTATTCTTCTTGAACCCGGCAAGCTCGGCAAGACCGGCGACGTGGTGAACGTTAAAGACGGTTACGCCCGTAACTGGCTGATTCCCCAGGGGATCGCCTCGCCAGCCACCAACAGCAACATGAAGAGCCTCGAGGCCCGTGTGCGCTCCCGCCAGAAGATCCAGGCGCAGGAGAAGGCCGCCGCCGAGGATCTCGCCAGCCGCCTGAACGGCGTTGCCGTGGAACTCAGCGTCCGCGCCGGCGAAGGCAAGATCTACGGAGCCGTGACCCACCAGGATGTGGCGAACAGCCTCGACAAGCTGGGCTTCGACGTGGACAAGCGCCGCATCGAAATGCCCAAGACCGTCAAGGAAATCGGCGAGTACGACATTTCGTACCGCGCACACCCTGAGGTCACCATTCCCATGAAGCTCGTCGTCCACGCTCAGAAATAA
- the rpsR gene encoding 30S ribosomal protein S18 has translation MTQQSNSADRKPRGKGPKRPRKPKVDPFSIGELEITDYKDVKMLRRFVSDTGKILPRRRTGLSAKHQRRIAQTIKVARQLALLPYTEKLVRK, from the coding sequence ATGACCCAGCAAAGCAACAGCGCGGACCGCAAGCCGCGCGGTAAGGGACCCAAGCGTCCCCGCAAGCCGAAGGTTGACCCATTCTCCATTGGAGAATTGGAAATCACCGATTACAAAGACGTGAAAATGCTCCGCCGCTTCGTCAGCGACACGGGCAAGATCCTTCCCCGCCGCCGCACGGGCCTCTCGGCCAAGCACCAGCGCCGCATCGCGCAGACCATTAAGGTCGCGCGCCAGCTCGCTCTGTTGCCCTACACCGAGAAGCTCGTCCGGAAATAA
- a CDS encoding single-stranded DNA-binding protein — protein sequence MARGMNHVFLIGALARDPELRYTPSGTAVFEATVAGEDHLVGNDGRERKLPWYHRVSILGKPAEWQAERNLKGGDAVLVEGSLEYSQWEAPEGGKRSMVRVKALRMEQLGTQPELVQDAGGGVRMGRGMNEVVMIGNVTRDPELRYTPAGDAVLGIGLAVNETWNDRQGQRQEKTHWIDVTLWRDLAESMKDLKKGDPVLVQGRLVNEAWTDRDGNKRNSTKVEATRVEALSRGATAGQAGYAASPAAPRQTTSSAARPQTGGSGPSRAATMGNRSGGLDIDQGLDDFPPEEEDLPF from the coding sequence ATGGCCAGAGGCATGAACCACGTCTTCCTGATCGGCGCACTCGCCCGTGACCCTGAACTGCGCTACACCCCCAGCGGCACTGCCGTCTTCGAAGCCACCGTCGCTGGTGAAGACCACCTGGTTGGCAACGATGGACGCGAGCGCAAGCTCCCCTGGTACCACCGCGTGTCTATTCTTGGCAAACCTGCCGAGTGGCAGGCCGAACGCAACCTGAAAGGCGGAGACGCCGTGCTGGTTGAGGGCAGCCTGGAATACAGCCAGTGGGAAGCCCCTGAAGGTGGCAAACGCAGCATGGTCCGTGTTAAGGCGCTGCGTATGGAACAGCTCGGTACCCAGCCTGAGCTTGTGCAGGACGCCGGAGGCGGCGTACGCATGGGCCGCGGCATGAACGAGGTGGTCATGATCGGGAACGTCACGCGTGACCCCGAACTGCGCTACACCCCCGCCGGCGACGCCGTGCTCGGGATCGGCCTGGCCGTGAACGAGACCTGGAATGACCGTCAGGGCCAGCGCCAGGAAAAAACCCACTGGATCGATGTGACCCTGTGGCGTGACCTGGCTGAAAGCATGAAGGACCTCAAAAAAGGTGACCCCGTGCTGGTGCAGGGAAGGCTCGTCAACGAGGCGTGGACCGACCGCGACGGTAACAAGCGCAACAGCACCAAAGTAGAAGCGACGAGAGTCGAAGCCCTGTCCCGAGGCGCGACCGCTGGCCAAGCCGGCTACGCAGCCTCCCCCGCGGCACCTCGTCAGACCACGAGCAGTGCAGCGCGCCCTCAGACTGGTGGCTCCGGCCCCAGCCGGGCGGCGACCATGGGGAACCGTTCGGGCGGGTTAGATATTGATCAAGGTCTCGACGACTTCCCACCCGAGGAAGAGGACCTGCCGTTTTAA
- the rpsF gene encoding 30S ribosomal protein S6: MNQYDLNLILNPNLSAEQVQIEKDYIETALKNVGAEVSNLDDLGNRRLAYQVGKDREGYYLMYTIKAGGNPEKDIASSLRLRDHVRRVLVVKDRPEWKTKKA; encoded by the coding sequence ATGAACCAGTACGACCTGAACCTGATCCTGAACCCCAACCTCAGCGCCGAACAGGTGCAAATCGAAAAGGATTACATCGAAACGGCCCTGAAGAACGTGGGTGCAGAAGTCAGCAACCTCGATGACCTCGGCAACCGCCGCCTGGCCTACCAGGTGGGCAAGGACCGCGAGGGCTACTACCTGATGTACACCATCAAGGCCGGTGGCAACCCTGAAAAGGACATCGCCAGCAGCCTGCGCCTGCGTGACCACGTGCGCCGCGTCCTGGTGGTCAAAGACCGCCCGGAATGGAAGACTAAGAAAGCCTGA